The following are encoded in a window of Arvicanthis niloticus isolate mArvNil1 chromosome 1, mArvNil1.pat.X, whole genome shotgun sequence genomic DNA:
- the Stx4 gene encoding syntaxin-4 isoform X1 has product MRDRTHELRQGDNISDDEDEVRVALVVHSGAARLSSPDDEFFQKVQTIRQTMAKLESKVRELEKQQVTILATPLPEESMKQGLQNLREEIKQLGREVRAQLKAIEPQKEEADENYNSVNTRMKKTQHGVLSQQFVELINKCNSMQSEYREKNVERIRRQLKITNAGMVSDEELEQMLDSGQSEVFVSNILKDTQVTRQALNEISARHSEIQQLERSIRELHEIFTFLATEVEMQGEMINRIEKNILSSADYVERGQEHVKIALENQKKARKALGEPETRHLWRQGRPPAEPILTLALVQKGIWLFLGWQLLIHGVLPFRPQCLGDSFQCPVCLGHMVL; this is encoded by the exons ATGCGCGACAGGACCCATGAATTGAGGCAG GGGGATAACATCTCAGACGATGAAGATGAGGTTCGAGTCGCGCTGGTGGTGCACTCAGGTGCCGCCCGGCTGAGCAGCCCGGACGACGAGTTCTTCCAGAAG GTGCAGACAATTCGGCAGACTATGGCCAAACTGGAGAGTAAAGTCCGGGAGTTGGAGAAACAGCAGGTCACCATCCTGGCCACGCCTCTTCCCGAGGAGA GCATGAAGCAGGGCCTACAGAACCTGCGTGAGGAGATCAAACAGCTGGGGAGAGAGGTCCGGGCACAGCTAAAAG CCATAGAGCCCCAGAAGGAGGAAGCTGATGAGAATTATAACTCAGTCAACACAAGGATGAAGAAAACCCAG CATGGAGTCCTGTCCCAGCAGTTCGTTGAGCTCATCAACAAGTGCAACTCCATGCAGTCTGAATACCGAGAGAAGAATGTGGAGCGGATCCGGAGGCAGCTGAAGATCA CCAATGCTGGAATGGTGTCTGACGAGGAGCTGGAGCAGATGCTGGACAGTGGGCAGAGTGAGGTGTTTGTGTCTAAT ATACTGAAGGACACACAGGTGACTCGGCAGGCCCTGAATGAGATCTCTGCGCGACACAGTGAGATCCAGCAGTTGGAGCGCAGCATCCGTGAGCTCCATGAGATCTTCACCTTTCTAGCTACCGAGGTGGAGATGCAG GGGGAGATGATTAATCGTATCGAGAAGAACATCCTGAGCTCAGCAGACTACGTGGAACGTGGGCAAGAGCATGTCAAGATAGCCCTAGAGAATCAGAAGAAGGCGAGGAAG GCACTGGGAGAACCAGAGACCCGGCATTTGTGGAGGCAGGGCAGGCCTCCAGCCGAACCCATCCTCACACTGGCCCTTGTGCAGAAGGGCATATGGCTCTTTCTGGGTTGGCAGCTGCTCATTCATGGAGTCCTTCCCTTCAGGCCACAATGCCTGGGAGACAGTTTCCAGTGTCCTGTTTGTCTGGGACACAtggttttgtaa
- the Stx4 gene encoding syntaxin-4 isoform X2, translated as MRDRTHELRQGDNISDDEDEVRVALVVHSGAARLSSPDDEFFQKVQTIRQTMAKLESKVRELEKQQVTILATPLPEESMKQGLQNLREEIKQLGREVRAQLKAIEPQKEEADENYNSVNTRMKKTQHGVLSQQFVELINKCNSMQSEYREKNVERIRRQLKITNAGMVSDEELEQMLDSGQSEVFVSNILKDTQVTRQALNEISARHSEIQQLERSIRELHEIFTFLATEVEMQGEMINRIEKNILSSADYVERGQEHVKIALENQKKARKKKVMIAICVSVTVLILAVIIGITIAIG; from the exons ATGCGCGACAGGACCCATGAATTGAGGCAG GGGGATAACATCTCAGACGATGAAGATGAGGTTCGAGTCGCGCTGGTGGTGCACTCAGGTGCCGCCCGGCTGAGCAGCCCGGACGACGAGTTCTTCCAGAAG GTGCAGACAATTCGGCAGACTATGGCCAAACTGGAGAGTAAAGTCCGGGAGTTGGAGAAACAGCAGGTCACCATCCTGGCCACGCCTCTTCCCGAGGAGA GCATGAAGCAGGGCCTACAGAACCTGCGTGAGGAGATCAAACAGCTGGGGAGAGAGGTCCGGGCACAGCTAAAAG CCATAGAGCCCCAGAAGGAGGAAGCTGATGAGAATTATAACTCAGTCAACACAAGGATGAAGAAAACCCAG CATGGAGTCCTGTCCCAGCAGTTCGTTGAGCTCATCAACAAGTGCAACTCCATGCAGTCTGAATACCGAGAGAAGAATGTGGAGCGGATCCGGAGGCAGCTGAAGATCA CCAATGCTGGAATGGTGTCTGACGAGGAGCTGGAGCAGATGCTGGACAGTGGGCAGAGTGAGGTGTTTGTGTCTAAT ATACTGAAGGACACACAGGTGACTCGGCAGGCCCTGAATGAGATCTCTGCGCGACACAGTGAGATCCAGCAGTTGGAGCGCAGCATCCGTGAGCTCCATGAGATCTTCACCTTTCTAGCTACCGAGGTGGAGATGCAG GGGGAGATGATTAATCGTATCGAGAAGAACATCCTGAGCTCAGCAGACTACGTGGAACGTGGGCAAGAGCATGTCAAGATAGCCCTAGAGAATCAGAAGAAGGCGAGGAAG AAAAAAGTCATGATTGCCATCTGTGTCTCTGTCACTGTTCTCATCTTGGCTGTCATCATTGGCATCACCATAGCCATTGGATAA
- the Znf668 gene encoding zinc finger protein 668 isoform X2, with protein MEVESTEPRSPGPCYKRSGRRYKCLFCTKTFPSAPRAARHAATHAPTDCTEEVDAVQPKVDTEPKAEETSGDKIHQRGHTGERPYACTDCGKSFADPSVFRKHRRTHAGLRPYSCERCGKAYAELKDLRNHERSHTGERPFLCSECGKSFSRSSSLTCHQRIHAAQKPYRCPACGKGFTQLSSYQSHERTHSGEKPFLCPRCGRMFSDPSSFRRHQRAHEGVKPYRCEKCGKDFRQPADLAMHRRVHTGDRPFKCLQCDKTFVASWDLKRHALVHSGQRPFRCEECGRAFAERASLTKHSRMHSGERPFHCNACGKSFVVLSSLRKHERTHRSNETTGAAPQQELVLGLALPVGVVGEGSAAPVAGAGIGDTPAGLLGLPPESGGVVATQWQVVGMTVEHVECQEAGVGEAPGTLGDAGEVGGEETDEKPPQFVCRECKETFSTLTLLRRHERSHPELRPFPCTQCGKSFSDRAGLRKHSRTHSSVRPYSCSQCPKAFLSASDLRKHERTHPVPIGTPIPLEPLVALLGMPEEGSA; from the exons ATGGAAGTGGAGTCTACAGAACCTAGGTCCCCAGGCCCCTGCTACAAGCGCTCTGGCCGCCGTTATAAGTGCCTGTTTTGTACAAAGACATTTCCAAGTGCTCCCAGGGCGGCCCGCCACGCTGCTACTCATGCGCCTACAGACTGCACAGAGGAGGTGGATGCGGTCCAGCCAAAGGTGGATACAGAGCCCAAGGCCGAGGAAACCAGTGGAGACAAG ATCCACCAGCGTGGACACACAGGTGAGCGGCCCTATGCCTGTACCGACTGCGGCAAGAGCTTTGCTGATCCTTCAGTGTTCCGCAAGCATCGGCGCACACATGCAGGCCTGCGACCCTACAGCTGCGAGCGCTGCGGCAAGGCCTACGCAGAGCTCAAGGACTTACGCAACCACGAAAG GTCCCACACGGGGGAGCGCCCCTTCCTCTGCTCAGAGTGTGGCAAAAGCTTCTCTCGATCCTCTTCCCTCACATGCCACCAGCGTATCCATGCAGCCCAGAAACCCTATCGTTGCCCGGCTTGTGGTAAGGGCTTCACACAGCTCAGCTCCTACCAAAGCCATGAGCGCACGCATTCAGGTGAGAAGCCGTTCCTGTGCCCTCGGTGTGGCCGCATGTTTTCTGATCCGTCGAGCTTCCGCCGGCACCAGCGGGCACACGAGGGCGTAAAACCTTACCGCTGCGAGAAATGTGGCAAGGACTTCCGGCAGCCAGCCGACCTGGCCATGCATCGGCGAGTACATACCGGTGACCGACCGTTCAAGTGCCTGCAGTGTGACAAGACTTTTGTGGCTTCCTGGGACCTCAAGCGGCATGCATTGGTGCACTCAGGACAGCGGCCATTCCGCTGTGAGGAGTGTGGGCGGGCATTTGCTGAGCGAGCTAGCCTCACTAAACACAGCCGCATGCACTCTGGCGagcgtcctttccactgtaatgCCTGCGGGAAATCCTTTGTGGTGTTATCCAGCCTCCGGAAGCATGAGCGTACCCATAGAAGCAACGAGACTACAGGAGCTGCCCCCCAGCAGGAGTTGGTGCTGGGACTAGCACTGCCTGTAGGCGTGGTAGGTGAGGGTTCAGCTGCCCCTGTGGCAGGTGCAGGCATAGGGGACACTCCAGCAGGGCTGCTAGGGTTACCGCCTGAGTCTGGGGGTGTGGTGGCCACACAGTGGCAAGTGGTGGGCATGACTGTGGAGCATGTGGAGTGCCAGGAGGCTGGCGTTGGGGAAGCTCCTGGTACCCTGGGAGATgcaggagaggtgggaggggaggaaaCTGATGAAAAGCCCCCACAGTTTGTGTGTCGTGAGTGCAAAGAAACTTTCTCCACACTGACATTGCTACGCAGGCATGAGCGCTCACACCCAGAGCTCCGGCCCTTTCCCTGCACTCAGTGTGGGAAGAGCTTCTCAGACAGGGCTGGGCTTCGTAAGCATAGCCGCACCCACAGCTCTGTACGCCCCTACTCCTGTTCCCAGTGTCCTAAAGCTTTCTTGAGTGCCAGTGATCTGCGCAAACATGAACGCACCCACCCCGTGCCCATCGGGACCCCCATCCCCCTGGAGCCTCTTGTGGCTTTGCTAGGAATGCCAGAAGAAGGGTCAGCTTGA
- the Znf668 gene encoding zinc finger protein 668 isoform X1 produces the protein MEVESTEPRSPGPCYKRSGRRYKCLFCTKTFPSAPRAARHAATHAPTDCTEEVDAVQPKVDTEPKAEETSGDKVSGSVAKPRPYACPLCPKAYKTAPELRSHGRSHTGEKPFPCPECGRRFMQPVCLRVHLASHAGELPFRCTHCPKAYGTLSKLKIHQRGHTGERPYACTDCGKSFADPSVFRKHRRTHAGLRPYSCERCGKAYAELKDLRNHERSHTGERPFLCSECGKSFSRSSSLTCHQRIHAAQKPYRCPACGKGFTQLSSYQSHERTHSGEKPFLCPRCGRMFSDPSSFRRHQRAHEGVKPYRCEKCGKDFRQPADLAMHRRVHTGDRPFKCLQCDKTFVASWDLKRHALVHSGQRPFRCEECGRAFAERASLTKHSRMHSGERPFHCNACGKSFVVLSSLRKHERTHRSNETTGAAPQQELVLGLALPVGVVGEGSAAPVAGAGIGDTPAGLLGLPPESGGVVATQWQVVGMTVEHVECQEAGVGEAPGTLGDAGEVGGEETDEKPPQFVCRECKETFSTLTLLRRHERSHPELRPFPCTQCGKSFSDRAGLRKHSRTHSSVRPYSCSQCPKAFLSASDLRKHERTHPVPIGTPIPLEPLVALLGMPEEGSA, from the exons ATGGAAGTGGAGTCTACAGAACCTAGGTCCCCAGGCCCCTGCTACAAGCGCTCTGGCCGCCGTTATAAGTGCCTGTTTTGTACAAAGACATTTCCAAGTGCTCCCAGGGCGGCCCGCCACGCTGCTACTCATGCGCCTACAGACTGCACAGAGGAGGTGGATGCGGTCCAGCCAAAGGTGGATACAGAGCCCAAGGCCGAGGAAACCAGTGGAGACAAGGTATCTGGTTCAGTAGCCAAGCCCCGGCCCTATGCTTGCCCACTGTGCCCCAAGGCCTACAAGACAGCTCCTGAGCTACGCAGCCATGGGCGCAGCCACACTGGTGAGAAGCCCTTCCCGTGCCCAGAGTGTGGCCGCCGCTTCATGCAGCCAGTGTGCCTGCGTGTGCACCTGGCCTCCCATGCTGGTGAGCTGCCCTTCCGGTGTACACACTGCCCCAAGGCTTATGGTACACTCTCTAAACTAAAGATCCACCAGCGTGGACACACAGGTGAGCGGCCCTATGCCTGTACCGACTGCGGCAAGAGCTTTGCTGATCCTTCAGTGTTCCGCAAGCATCGGCGCACACATGCAGGCCTGCGACCCTACAGCTGCGAGCGCTGCGGCAAGGCCTACGCAGAGCTCAAGGACTTACGCAACCACGAAAG GTCCCACACGGGGGAGCGCCCCTTCCTCTGCTCAGAGTGTGGCAAAAGCTTCTCTCGATCCTCTTCCCTCACATGCCACCAGCGTATCCATGCAGCCCAGAAACCCTATCGTTGCCCGGCTTGTGGTAAGGGCTTCACACAGCTCAGCTCCTACCAAAGCCATGAGCGCACGCATTCAGGTGAGAAGCCGTTCCTGTGCCCTCGGTGTGGCCGCATGTTTTCTGATCCGTCGAGCTTCCGCCGGCACCAGCGGGCACACGAGGGCGTAAAACCTTACCGCTGCGAGAAATGTGGCAAGGACTTCCGGCAGCCAGCCGACCTGGCCATGCATCGGCGAGTACATACCGGTGACCGACCGTTCAAGTGCCTGCAGTGTGACAAGACTTTTGTGGCTTCCTGGGACCTCAAGCGGCATGCATTGGTGCACTCAGGACAGCGGCCATTCCGCTGTGAGGAGTGTGGGCGGGCATTTGCTGAGCGAGCTAGCCTCACTAAACACAGCCGCATGCACTCTGGCGagcgtcctttccactgtaatgCCTGCGGGAAATCCTTTGTGGTGTTATCCAGCCTCCGGAAGCATGAGCGTACCCATAGAAGCAACGAGACTACAGGAGCTGCCCCCCAGCAGGAGTTGGTGCTGGGACTAGCACTGCCTGTAGGCGTGGTAGGTGAGGGTTCAGCTGCCCCTGTGGCAGGTGCAGGCATAGGGGACACTCCAGCAGGGCTGCTAGGGTTACCGCCTGAGTCTGGGGGTGTGGTGGCCACACAGTGGCAAGTGGTGGGCATGACTGTGGAGCATGTGGAGTGCCAGGAGGCTGGCGTTGGGGAAGCTCCTGGTACCCTGGGAGATgcaggagaggtgggaggggaggaaaCTGATGAAAAGCCCCCACAGTTTGTGTGTCGTGAGTGCAAAGAAACTTTCTCCACACTGACATTGCTACGCAGGCATGAGCGCTCACACCCAGAGCTCCGGCCCTTTCCCTGCACTCAGTGTGGGAAGAGCTTCTCAGACAGGGCTGGGCTTCGTAAGCATAGCCGCACCCACAGCTCTGTACGCCCCTACTCCTGTTCCCAGTGTCCTAAAGCTTTCTTGAGTGCCAGTGATCTGCGCAAACATGAACGCACCCACCCCGTGCCCATCGGGACCCCCATCCCCCTGGAGCCTCTTGTGGCTTTGCTAGGAATGCCAGAAGAAGGGTCAGCTTGA